In the Streptomyces formicae genome, one interval contains:
- a CDS encoding FAD-binding oxidoreductase yields the protein MVANRLGGDFTGAVLGPGDPEYDAVRRVWNGTIDRRPALIARCQRSGDVAAALRYAVAEGFPVSVRGGGHNVAGTSVADGALLIDLAPMRGVRVDAAAGLVTAEGGCLLGDLDAATTPYGLACPAGVVSHTGLGGLALGGGYGWLARKWGLTCDHLEAAEVVLADGSIVEATGHSHPELLWALRGGGGNFGVVTRFTLRLRPVGPVYLRRAVYPVDRAGPVLAAYQEFAEAQGADLHAVGTLRRAVANAWVPEGLDGRPALHLSTAWFGDPGQGRAATEALHGALAPAGAAEEVLSYAALQALGDTSEPHGHRYYTKSCYLTGMSAAADELAAATTEIPAPLSTIDFEFLRGAIAKGGAESAFPNRDAPYICTASAHWTDAADDDRNAAWSRRTIGRLDSWRHDGVYVNYQEDHGNSRAMDTYGGPRYRQLAEVKGKYDPRNLFRGNQNIRPSE from the coding sequence ATGGTGGCGAACAGGCTTGGCGGGGACTTCACCGGGGCGGTGCTCGGCCCCGGCGATCCGGAGTACGACGCGGTGCGCCGGGTGTGGAACGGCACGATCGACCGGCGGCCCGCGCTGATCGCCCGCTGCCAGCGGTCCGGCGACGTCGCCGCGGCGCTGCGGTACGCGGTGGCCGAGGGGTTTCCCGTCTCGGTACGCGGCGGTGGGCACAACGTCGCGGGCACCTCGGTCGCCGACGGCGCGCTCCTGATCGACCTGGCGCCGATGCGCGGGGTGCGGGTCGACGCGGCCGCCGGGCTCGTCACGGCCGAGGGCGGCTGCCTCCTGGGCGACCTGGACGCGGCCACCACGCCGTACGGACTCGCGTGTCCCGCCGGAGTCGTCTCGCACACCGGGCTCGGCGGGCTCGCGCTGGGTGGCGGCTACGGCTGGCTCGCCCGCAAGTGGGGCCTGACCTGCGACCACCTGGAGGCCGCCGAGGTCGTCCTGGCCGACGGGAGCATCGTCGAGGCGACCGGGCACAGCCACCCCGAGCTGCTGTGGGCGCTGCGCGGCGGCGGCGGGAACTTCGGCGTGGTCACCCGCTTCACGCTGCGGCTGCGTCCGGTCGGGCCCGTGTACCTCCGGCGCGCGGTGTACCCCGTGGACCGGGCGGGCCCCGTCCTCGCCGCCTACCAGGAGTTCGCCGAGGCACAGGGCGCCGACCTGCACGCGGTCGGCACGCTGCGCCGGGCGGTGGCGAACGCCTGGGTGCCCGAGGGGCTCGACGGGCGCCCCGCCCTTCACCTCTCCACGGCCTGGTTCGGCGACCCCGGGCAGGGGCGGGCCGCCACCGAGGCGCTGCACGGCGCCCTCGCCCCCGCGGGGGCCGCCGAGGAAGTCCTCTCCTACGCCGCGCTCCAGGCACTCGGCGACACGTCCGAGCCGCACGGGCACCGCTACTACACCAAGTCCTGCTACCTCACCGGGATGTCGGCGGCGGCGGACGAACTCGCCGCCGCCACGACGGAGATCCCCGCGCCGCTCTCCACGATCGACTTCGAATTCCTGCGCGGCGCCATCGCGAAGGGCGGCGCGGAATCCGCCTTCCCCAACCGCGACGCCCCCTACATCTGCACGGCCTCCGCGCACTGGACCGACGCGGCCGACGACGACCGCAACGCCGCGTGGTCCCGGCGCACCATCGGGCGGCTCGACTCCTGGCGGCACGACGGCGTCTACGTCAATTACCAGGAGGATCACGGGAATTCCCGTGCCATGGACACCTACGGCGGCCCGCGCTACCGGCAACTCGCCGAGGTGAAAGGCAAATACGACCCGCGCAACCTCTTCCGGGGCAATCAGAACATCCGCCCCAGCGAATGA
- a CDS encoding amino acid--tRNA ligase-related protein, translating into MQKSIMGTAGHFAPPRTWGAEPDAFIRALRSPWYGLVADLEDLVLRATVEYAHSRGLRAMYLPMTTRTITCPTGLGSDSEPVPVTVSGVDTYLPDSMQFLLEYGCRLAPGGCYNVLPSFRGEQPDRTHLGQYVHSEAEIPGGLDDLIEYVEGYVRHLAGSMLDQYGARLAERAGDVAHLERMAGHSGGFERLTFDEAAHLLRNDEGTIRDEGDWRTLTKRGEHLLMERVSEFVWVTHFDHLSNPFYQAFSDSSQRSANNADLLFGMGEVVGSGERHIGSGDVRKALAMHDVPERDYAWYVNMKDEFPMHTSGFGMGVERFLMWVLKHDDIRDIPLISRVAEEKSWPDSVDRP; encoded by the coding sequence ATGCAGAAGAGCATCATGGGGACCGCCGGGCACTTCGCGCCGCCGCGCACCTGGGGCGCGGAGCCGGACGCCTTCATCCGCGCACTGCGCTCCCCTTGGTACGGCCTGGTCGCCGATCTGGAGGACCTGGTGCTCAGGGCGACCGTGGAGTACGCCCACTCCCGCGGCCTGCGGGCGATGTACCTGCCGATGACGACGCGGACCATCACCTGCCCGACCGGGCTCGGCAGCGACTCGGAGCCGGTGCCGGTGACGGTCTCCGGAGTGGACACCTATCTGCCCGACTCCATGCAGTTCCTCCTGGAGTACGGCTGCAGGCTCGCGCCCGGCGGCTGCTACAACGTCCTGCCGTCCTTCCGCGGCGAGCAGCCCGACCGCACCCACCTGGGCCAGTACGTCCACAGCGAGGCCGAGATCCCGGGCGGGCTCGACGACCTGATCGAGTACGTCGAGGGCTATGTGCGCCACCTCGCGGGCAGCATGCTCGACCAGTACGGGGCCAGGCTGGCCGAACGGGCGGGCGACGTCGCGCACCTGGAGCGGATGGCCGGGCACTCCGGCGGCTTCGAGCGGCTCACCTTCGACGAGGCGGCCCACCTGCTCAGGAACGACGAGGGCACCATCCGCGACGAGGGCGACTGGCGGACGCTGACCAAGCGCGGGGAGCACCTGCTCATGGAACGGGTCAGCGAATTCGTCTGGGTCACCCACTTCGACCACCTCTCCAACCCCTTCTACCAGGCCTTCTCGGACAGCAGTCAGCGCAGCGCCAACAACGCGGACCTGCTGTTCGGCATGGGCGAGGTCGTCGGTTCCGGGGAGCGGCACATCGGCAGCGGCGACGTGCGCAAGGCGCTCGCCATGCACGACGTGCCGGAGCGCGACTACGCCTGGTACGTGAACATGAAGGACGAATTCCCCATGCATACCTCCGGGTTCGGCATGGGCGTCGAGCGGTTCCTGATGTGGGTCCTCAAGCACGACGACATCCGTGACATTCCGCTGATCTCGCGGGTCGCCGAGGAGAAGTCGTGGCCCGACAGCGTGGACCGTCCCTGA